The sequence TGTGAGAGATGAGAAGGATAAGAAAAAGCTGGAATCAGGAGAAAGTTTTACACAATACTACAAAATAAATATAAATGGAGGAGAAGCTCAGAAATTCTTCAAAATTGATAAAAGGGTAACCTCCATAAAGCAAGTGGATCAAAGTAACTTCGCTTTTGCTGGAATTTTTGATCATAATGAAGAAGACCTATCTTCGTTAAATGAAGAAGAAAAAGCTAAGGAACTAAAAAAGAAAAAGGAAGAAAAAGACTATCAGGTTATAGAGGAGATTCCTTTTTGGAGTAATGGTGGAGGATTTACAAACAAAAAAAGAAACAGACTTTATATCTATGACCTAAAAACCAATGAATACAAAGCTATCTCAGAAGCTACCCATAGTGTAAACACATATATTGTAAGCCCTAATAAAGGCAAAATTTTATTCACAACACAATCCTTTGAAGGAGTAGTATCCCTTAGTACGGGAATTTACTTATATGATATAGCAACACAAAGTACTAAGACCCTTTTACAAGAAGGAGAGTATGCTTGTGGCTACACTGATTTTATAGATGAGGGAAGTATTGTATTTGCCGGAACAAAGGGAGAAGTATACGGAATGAATGAAAACAGGAAGTTCTTCCAGCTTGATATTGAAAGTGGAGAAGTAACTTGTCTAACCCCTGAGCTAGATGCGGGACTTTACAACTCAGTTGGTTCAGATTGCCGCTATGGTGGATCAACATCTTATAAAGTAGAAGACGGAAACCTGTACTTTGTTACCACTGAAGGTGAAAACTCCTATCTGAACAAATTGAATATCAAAGATAAGACAATCAAGAAAATAACCCATGGGGAAGGTTCCATTGATGGATTTGATGTAATAGGTGGGAATATTGTATTCATAGGTCTGAGGGGACTAAAACTACAAGAGTTATATTCCTTGGAAGATCAAGAAAAGCAAATCACAAACTTTAACCAGTGGGTAATGGATGAAATTAAGCTGTCCATACCAGAAGCATTGACCTTTGAAAATAGTGATGGAATAACCATAGATGGTTGGGTACTTAAACCAGTGGACTTTGATGATAATAAAAAATACCCTGCCATACTAAACATCCATGGCGGACCAAAGACTGTGTACGGAACAGTGTTCTATCATGAAATGCAATACTGGGCAAATGAAGGTTACTTTGTGTTCTTCTGTAATCCAAGGGGCAGTGATGGAAAAGGCAATGAATTTGCTGACATTAGAGGTAAGTACGGAACAGTTGACTATGATGACTTGATGCAATTTACCGATGAGGTGTTAGCAAAATACCCGAACATCGATGAAGACAGAGTTGGTGTAACTGGTGGATCATATGGTGGATTTATGACAAACTGGATTATTGGTCATACCCATAGATTTAAAGCTGCAGCATCTCAACGAAGTATCTCCAACTGGATATCGAAGTTTGGAACCACGGATATTGGTTTCTTCTTCGTGGATGACCAACAGGGAGGGACTCCTTGGAACAACGTTGACAAACTATGGTGGCACTCACCAATGAGGTATGCAGACAAAGTAAAAACTCCAACCCTCTTTATACACTCTGACGAAGACTACCGCTGCTGGACTCCTGAAGCATATCAAATGTTTACTTCAATCAAATATCATGGAGTAGAAGCAAGAATGTGCATATTCAAAGGTGAAAACCACGAACTAAGCAGAAGCGGAAAACCAAAACACCGTATAAGAAGACTAGAAGAAATAACAAACTGGTTTAACAGATACTTGAAGTAGGAAAATAATTACAGGAATTATAGGATGAACTAAACACTACTCCTACACTATCAAAACATACAAAACGCACTTAAATTTGTTAAGACCTAGTTCTTTAGCATCCAAGAGAAAGTCTGACCTCAAAATGAGCATATTAACTTAAACATTATCATTAACTCTCGACGCAAGAGTTGGTACTGTGTAGTTAATATGCGGCGCATTAAAATGACTTTGTTTCATACAGAAATAGCTAAACAAAAAGCTCCTTACCAAAAAATAGGTAAGGAGCTTTTTTATATTAGGAATCATGGATTCATGTATGTGTTTTATTTAGCTTTGTTATTAGGCAAAAATAATATCTGTATCTTCAGCATCAAAATCCACTGTAGAATCTGTTATGATGGAAGCTTCTTTTAGGTCTCCATAGGTATAAAATTTTCTAACATTAAACTTCGATGTATCAGCTAATACAAAACACCTTTGGCTGGCCTTTATTACTGCTTTTTTTAATTCCCTGTCCACTAAGTTATTAGTTGTAAAACCACCAACACAGTGGATGCCCAATGTGCCTATAAAAGCCACATCGAAGTTCATCATACTAACCTTGTCAGCCATATCTTCACCTATAATCATGTTGTAATCTGGTGTTGCATAGCCACCAAGGATATATGTCTTTATATTCTTCTCAAAAAGCTTTTGTATGTGGAAAAGTCCGTTTGTAACCACAGTTACGTTATTAGCTGTAATGCTCTCTATTAGATAGTAGCAAGTTGAGCCCGAATCTATGAAAATAAAGTCATTGTCTTTGATTAAGCTGGCAGCCTTTTTAGCAATCTTTCTTTTCTTATCAGTATCCTTTTTGAAAACTTCTTTTATATTTATAATATTATCTTCCCTAACTTCCATTTCAGCACCACCACGGGTTCGTTTTATAAGGCCTTGCTCTTCCATGGCTATAAGATCCCGCCTTACTGTAGATTTGGATATGTCAAAAGCATCCATTAAATCATGGACAGTGGCGGACTGGTTTTCCTTAAGATAATTCAATATTTTACTCCATCTATCTATCAAAATCATATTCTAGTCACCAACTTCTATAAATTGTTCAGAAAGGTTCATGCTTTGTTCATTTCCTTAAATACTAACATTAAAATAAAGACAATGTCAATGAGGACACTTTTGAGCTTAAGTTTTACAACTAAAAGCCATCACTTATGAATATCCTTAGTCTTTATTTGCAAATTTTAAGAAAAGTACTTTACCAATAAAATACTATGTGTTATATTAAAACTAGACTTGGGCAATCGTTTGCACGGTGAAGAGATAACCTTGTGCAATCTTTTTCCCTAAACATATGGAAATCACTCTGATTGCCAAAAGAAGTGGGGGTGTCATTATAAAATCTTATTTAATGGAAAATGGTGTTAAAGTTTTTAGATATGGAGAACCCATAGAAACAGGGATTATACAAGGAAAAATGACAGCTACGGAGCTAAATGCCGATCTTGAGATTGAATTCAAAAAAAATAATAGTTCTATAAACTTGCTGCTATCCCCTGAGGACATTGTCTATGGACTTGGTGCAAACTTAGGTGGAATAAATAAGCGAGGAAGAACTTATGAGTCATACTGTACAGATGATCCAAGTCATACAGAAGATAAGACCAAACTATATGGTGCACATAATTTTTTTATCATATCTGGTGACGTCTCTAGGGGATATTTTATAGATTACCCTTCAATGATTAAGTATGACGTGGGCTTCAAAAAAACAGATATATTGAACATTGAGATTACTGATGAGAATTTTACTATATATATTATTGACGGTAAATCACCCAGTGAAGTTACATCAAAATTCCTAACAATAATTGGTAGAGCATATATACCTCCAAAGTGGGGTTTCGGATACTTTCAAAGTCGTTGGGGGTATAAGGATAAAGGGGAAATATTAGATATTTACAATTCCTTTAAAGAAAATGATATCCCAATTGATGGTATTTACTTAGACTTAGACTACATGGAGAACTTTAAGGATTTTTCCATATCTGATGAAAGATTTAGTGACTTTAAAGAATTTGTTACGGATTTGAAGAAAGAAGGGTTATACCTAGTACCCATAATTGATGCAGGTGTAAAGGTAGAACCAGGGTATGACGTTTATGAAGAGGGGATAAAGGGAGACCACTTTTGTAAAGACATAAATGGAGATCCTTATGTAGCAGCCGTTTGGCCTGGCAAAGTGCACTTCCCCGATTTTCTAAAAGATGAAACTCAACACTGGTTTGGATCAAAATATAAGTTACTGACAGACGCAGGTATTGAGGGTGTTTGGAATGACATGAATGAGCCTGCCATATTCTATGATACTAAAGCTTTAGATGAAGCCATAGAATATGCCATAGAATCAAAGGGGAAGAACCTTGATATTCATTCGTTTTTTTCACTAAAAGATAAGTTTACAAACCTAGCAAATAAGGATGCGTACTATAAAAGCTTTTATCATCTACTAGGGGATAAAACGCTATCCAATGATGAAGTCCACAATTTATATGGATTCTACATGACTAAATCTGCCAATTTAGGTCTTACAAAGCTTTTAGAAAATAAAAGGTTTCTCCTAATCTCCCGTGCGTCAAGTATTGGAATGCATAGGTTTGGTGGCATGTGGACCGGTGACAACTCATCATGGTGGTCACACCTAGAACTGAACATAAAGATGATGCCATCACTAAATATGTGTGGATTTTTTTACACAGGTGCAGACACAGGGGGATTTGGTGGAAATTGTAGTGGCGAGCTACTTACTAGATGGCTTCAATTCAGTGTTTTTACACCACTTTTGAGAAATCACTCAGCCATAGGGTGTAGAAATCAAGAGCCATTTAGCTTTGATGAACAAGTTACTAAAAACTCTAAGAATATAATTAAAGTAAGATATAGACTTCTTCCATATATTTATTCTGAGTACATGAAAGCTGTCAGTCAATATGAGTTGATGTTTAAACCCCTTGCATTTGAGTATGGAGAAAGCTTAGCCAAAGAGACAGAAGATCAACTTTTGTTTGGTAATGAATTGATGCTTACACCAGTACACAGTGCAAATCAAAAGGGAAGATATGTTTTCTTACCAGAAAAAATGGCGGAGATAACTCTGGGTTCCGAAAGCTTAGAAGTGGAAATTAAATCTGACAAAATACACTATATGGATTATGGATTAGAAAATATAAAGTTTTACCTGCGGAAAAACAGTATTTTGCCATTAGTTAGACCATCTCAGAATGTAAAAAATATGGATACTAGTATGATGGATGTAGTTGCATATGTGGATGAAAAAGCTCATTACACTTTATTAGATGATGATGGGATAACATATGATTTTGAAAAAGGGGAAAAATTTGTCACAAACATCTCTATTGAATGGAAGAAAGATGATTATGAAATTAATGTCTCTAACAACAATTCATCAGTGAAAGAGCTAAATTTCAAAGTCATTGATTCTAGAGGTAATATGACAGTAAAAAAAATAAATCTATAGATAGGGAGAGTCTATATGAAAAACCGATCCAGTGGGATTTTAATGCATATTTCATCTTTGCCAAGTGATTATGGTATAGGGGATTTTGGTAAAGAGGCATATAATTTTGTGGACTTTTTAGTTAAAGGGAACCAAAAAAACTGGCAGATACTGCCTTTGGGTGTTACCGGCTATGGTGATTCACCATATCAATGCTTTTCTGCCTTTGCAGGAAACCCATACTTCATTGACTTAGATGAACTGATTGAACTTAAGTTTTTAAGTATTCAAGATGTTAAAAATTTCGACCTAGGTACAAACTCAAGCTATGTTGACTATGGTTTGCTTTACAAAAACAAAATGCAGCTTTTGAGAATGGCCTATAAAAAAGCAAAAAAAGAGATTTTTGCTGATTTGCAAGATTTTTATGAAGATAATAAAGATTGGCTTAGGGAGTTTGCCCTATATATGTCTATTAAAGCCCATAACAACAATAAATCTTGGATGCAATGGGATGCTTCATATAAAAGTGCTACATCTGATGCTGTTATAGCCTTTGAAAAGGCTAATGAAGGCGAATTATACTTCTGGGTATTTACCCAATATTTCTTTACAAATCAATGGGAAAAGTTGAAAAAATATGCCAACAAAAATGGGATAAGTATAATAGGTGACTTGCCCATATATGTGTCTGAAGATAGCTCAGATGTCTGGAGTAACCCAAGTTTATTTAATTTAGATGAAGCCTTGATGCCTATTACAGTAGCAGGTTGTCCTCCAGATGCATTTTCAGAAACTGGACAGTTGTGGGGTAACCCAATATACAACTGGAAGGCAATGGAAGAAGACGACTACAAATGGTGGATTAAGCGTATAAACCACAGCTTCCAATTATATGATACTTTAAGAATTGACCATTTCAGAGGCTTTGAAGCATACTGGGAAGTGAAATACGGCTCTGCTACTGCC comes from Alkalicella caledoniensis and encodes:
- the malQ gene encoding 4-alpha-glucanotransferase; translated protein: MKNRSSGILMHISSLPSDYGIGDFGKEAYNFVDFLVKGNQKNWQILPLGVTGYGDSPYQCFSAFAGNPYFIDLDELIELKFLSIQDVKNFDLGTNSSYVDYGLLYKNKMQLLRMAYKKAKKEIFADLQDFYEDNKDWLREFALYMSIKAHNNNKSWMQWDASYKSATSDAVIAFEKANEGELYFWVFTQYFFTNQWEKLKKYANKNGISIIGDLPIYVSEDSSDVWSNPSLFNLDEALMPITVAGCPPDAFSETGQLWGNPIYNWKAMEEDDYKWWIKRINHSFQLYDTLRIDHFRGFEAYWEVKYGSATAIDGKWVKGPGMKLFKKIKEELGDLDIIAEDLGYLTEDVYKLMEDSGFPGMKVLQFAFDSREESDYLPHNYNNNCVVYTGTHDNHTAMGWFENVPKEDKKYAIDYLKLNYDEGFNWGFLRGAWSSVAYLAVAPMQDFLALGDEARINIPSTIGTNWTWRMSKSDLDDTLAKKIAKLNKIYRR
- a CDS encoding TIM-barrel domain-containing protein, which gives rise to MENGVKVFRYGEPIETGIIQGKMTATELNADLEIEFKKNNSSINLLLSPEDIVYGLGANLGGINKRGRTYESYCTDDPSHTEDKTKLYGAHNFFIISGDVSRGYFIDYPSMIKYDVGFKKTDILNIEITDENFTIYIIDGKSPSEVTSKFLTIIGRAYIPPKWGFGYFQSRWGYKDKGEILDIYNSFKENDIPIDGIYLDLDYMENFKDFSISDERFSDFKEFVTDLKKEGLYLVPIIDAGVKVEPGYDVYEEGIKGDHFCKDINGDPYVAAVWPGKVHFPDFLKDETQHWFGSKYKLLTDAGIEGVWNDMNEPAIFYDTKALDEAIEYAIESKGKNLDIHSFFSLKDKFTNLANKDAYYKSFYHLLGDKTLSNDEVHNLYGFYMTKSANLGLTKLLENKRFLLISRASSIGMHRFGGMWTGDNSSWWSHLELNIKMMPSLNMCGFFYTGADTGGFGGNCSGELLTRWLQFSVFTPLLRNHSAIGCRNQEPFSFDEQVTKNSKNIIKVRYRLLPYIYSEYMKAVSQYELMFKPLAFEYGESLAKETEDQLLFGNELMLTPVHSANQKGRYVFLPEKMAEITLGSESLEVEIKSDKIHYMDYGLENIKFYLRKNSILPLVRPSQNVKNMDTSMMDVVAYVDEKAHYTLLDDDGITYDFEKGEKFVTNISIEWKKDDYEINVSNNNSSVKELNFKVIDSRGNMTVKKINL
- a CDS encoding S9 family peptidase; this translates as MKSLKLEEFTRYKFLSGIELSPKGKHAGFVVHGSNLEDNNYNSNLWLYNLKSEGLTQLTALDKESNFIWLEDGDSIIFPTVRDEKDKKKLESGESFTQYYKININGGEAQKFFKIDKRVTSIKQVDQSNFAFAGIFDHNEEDLSSLNEEEKAKELKKKKEEKDYQVIEEIPFWSNGGGFTNKKRNRLYIYDLKTNEYKAISEATHSVNTYIVSPNKGKILFTTQSFEGVVSLSTGIYLYDIATQSTKTLLQEGEYACGYTDFIDEGSIVFAGTKGEVYGMNENRKFFQLDIESGEVTCLTPELDAGLYNSVGSDCRYGGSTSYKVEDGNLYFVTTEGENSYLNKLNIKDKTIKKITHGEGSIDGFDVIGGNIVFIGLRGLKLQELYSLEDQEKQITNFNQWVMDEIKLSIPEALTFENSDGITIDGWVLKPVDFDDNKKYPAILNIHGGPKTVYGTVFYHEMQYWANEGYFVFFCNPRGSDGKGNEFADIRGKYGTVDYDDLMQFTDEVLAKYPNIDEDRVGVTGGSYGGFMTNWIIGHTHRFKAAASQRSISNWISKFGTTDIGFFFVDDQQGGTPWNNVDKLWWHSPMRYADKVKTPTLFIHSDEDYRCWTPEAYQMFTSIKYHGVEARMCIFKGENHELSRSGKPKHRIRRLEEITNWFNRYLK
- a CDS encoding DeoR/GlpR family DNA-binding transcription regulator, which translates into the protein MILIDRWSKILNYLKENQSATVHDLMDAFDISKSTVRRDLIAMEEQGLIKRTRGGAEMEVREDNIINIKEVFKKDTDKKRKIAKKAASLIKDNDFIFIDSGSTCYYLIESITANNVTVVTNGLFHIQKLFEKNIKTYILGGYATPDYNMIIGEDMADKVSMMNFDVAFIGTLGIHCVGGFTTNNLVDRELKKAVIKASQRCFVLADTSKFNVRKFYTYGDLKEASIITDSTVDFDAEDTDIIFA